CAGCGCTGCTACGTTACCCCGACTTGGTGCAATCCATCTTGTCTACGGTAGTCAAAGCAGTCGATGTCCCTGTCACGTTGAAGATCCGCACAGGCTGGTCACCTGAAGAACGTAACTGTATAGATATTGCCAAATTGGCCGAAGATTGTGGTATTCAAGCACTGACCATTCACGGTAGGACTCGAGCCTGTTTGTTTAATGGCGAAGCTGAGTACGACAATATACGGGCAGTTAAGCAGACTGTTGCCATACCGGTTATTGCCAATGGCGACATTACTGACCCGCTAAAAGCCAGAGCTGTATTGGATTACACAGGGGCGGATGCCCTGATGGTAGGACGAGCAGCTCAGGGAAGACCCTGGATCTTTCGGGAAATCCAGCATTATCTGGACACAGGTGAAATGTTACCACCGATGCCAATGGCAGAAGTGAAACACATTATGATAGCGCATGTACAGGAGTTGCACGACTTTTACGGTCAAGGCAAAGGAGCCCGTATAGCGCGTAAACATGTTTCTTGGTATTTGCAAGAACATGCACCTGATGACCAGTTCCGGCGCTCATTCAACGCCATTGAGGACGCCAGCGAACAGCTGGAGGTGTTGGAAGCATTTTTTGAATATTTTGCGTAAATAAAGATAAGAGCTGACAGAACTATGTTCGAACAACGCGTAAATTCTGACGTACTAACCGTTGCTACTGTAAATTCACAAGATCAAGTAACTCAAAAACCATTGCGTGATTCAGTTAAGCAAGCACTGAAGAACTATTTTGCTCAATTAAACAATCAAGATGTTAATGATTTATATGAGCTGGTATTGGCTGAGGTAGAGCAGCCTTTGTTGGACATGGTTATGCAATATACCCGTGGAAACCAGACCCGTGCAGCCCTGATGATGGGTATCAACCGCGGTACTCTGCGTAAGAAACTGAAAAAATACGGCATGAACTAATCCTAGTCGGTTAATGCAGTGTTTTTAAAGGCACTTCTTGTTTTTCAAGAAGTGCTTTTTTGTTGCAGTGACTACTTCGCGAAAATATAAACTATCATCATAATTTCTCTTTATTCTCAATGGCATACCTAACCTATATGCTTAGGAAAACAGTAAAATTGCTCTTTCCGCTCACTCTCTTCTGTTTTTATTTCGCTCTCATAAACCGTCATACGAAGTGGCAGGCTGATAAAGTAGTGCCCATGTGTTCTCACCCGAGCACAAAAAACCTCAAGAACAATACTATTAAAATTAATATCGTCGCCCGTTAAATGAACACAACTTAGACAAGGTCGTTCTGATTAAAGAGTGTGATAACGTATTTAGAATATAATGAGCGGATAGATAAGAAGATTAATGATGTCTGTATGCGTTTTTAAGAGGTTAGAATATCGGTTAAGTTTCTCTACAACTAAATAAATGGCAAATAATGACACTGGAAAGACCAGAGGAGCAACCTTTAATAAGCAACAACGCCTTATTGCTTTGCATAAAGCTAGATTGAAGCTATTGAGCTCAATTCAGGCTCAGTGTCCTCTTGCCAGATTAAAGGGCTTCCTAAGGGCACATTTTCAAGTCACACCATTTGATTTACAAGAAGAGAGCACTGAACTGTTTACCTTTCCCATTGTGGCGGTCAGTTCACTGCCGAATGTGGATTTTCAAACGAGATTGGGCTGTATCTCTTTCCTCACCGTGAAACGGGATGGTAAAAAATTCGGCAGATGCAAGGACTCTTAGCCAGTGCTGAGAATTTGAACATAAAGGTGTAAAAAATGGTATCGATTAGTGATCCCCTCCAAATGAGGGGGGGATGACACTTAAGCAAGATATGGAATGTATGAGTAATTCATTGTTTAAGCTCCATATAAACTAGGCCTTTACTATCCTATAATACAACAGCTGACAAAA
This portion of the Providencia manganoxydans genome encodes:
- the dusB gene encoding tRNA dihydrouridine synthase DusB, translated to MRIGQYQLRNCLIAAPMAGITDRPFRSLCYDMGAGMTVSEMLSSNPQVWKTDKSRLRMIHRDEPGVRSVQIAGNDPDEMAAAAQINVESGAQIIDINMGCPAKKVNRKLAGSALLRYPDLVQSILSTVVKAVDVPVTLKIRTGWSPEERNCIDIAKLAEDCGIQALTIHGRTRACLFNGEAEYDNIRAVKQTVAIPVIANGDITDPLKARAVLDYTGADALMVGRAAQGRPWIFREIQHYLDTGEMLPPMPMAEVKHIMIAHVQELHDFYGQGKGARIARKHVSWYLQEHAPDDQFRRSFNAIEDASEQLEVLEAFFEYFA
- the fis gene encoding DNA-binding transcriptional regulator Fis, with amino-acid sequence MFEQRVNSDVLTVATVNSQDQVTQKPLRDSVKQALKNYFAQLNNQDVNDLYELVLAEVEQPLLDMVMQYTRGNQTRAALMMGINRGTLRKKLKKYGMN